The nucleotide sequence CTAGTATTTCATATGCATTCTAAGAAATGTATAAACAATTCGGCTCCAGGCAGACACATTTTTTGTCGTCTTGACACATCTAGTCTATTCATAGATAATCTGTTCAAGTTATAAGAAGTGTCCACTTAATGTCAACAACGTAGGTACACTGACACTGGTAACAGAATAAAAAAGATAGTttgatatattattattatttataaaaaaaaacttatatacaGTGTATGCAACCTTGTGAAAGATTTAATTTACACAAAGCAAAGAAAAACGTCTACTTCATATGTAGAAATAAAAGACATACGAATAAGGTAAATAAGTTAACTAATCAAACATACACGTGAATAATTGGGcatgttttgaaatattaatgGACACctgttatttttacaaaactgCATGGGAATTCGAAGGATtgtctttatgtttttgttgtttttttgtttgttcgtgtttggtttttattttgtggaagggaaaggggggggggggtccaatgaATGTCAGGTAATATACAACACGCCGACAACCCCTttccagatttaaaaaaaaaatggatgaatCTAAGACTGATTTTAAGCTTGGtactattaattaatatcaaGGATATAATCCACACGTTGCAACTTGAATTAGTAAGGCTTGTGATACTGGACGACGGCCAAAGCCATCATTTTACGCATATACAACAGATACTGTGTGTTCACCACTTTGAATTATATGTTGTTACATCTGATAAATACTTTTCTCGTCACTTCATTCGGCATTGTGCGTTcacctgatgaaggtaaatccagaaaagcggtTCGAACGCATATATAATTAATtaagtgttgttttattttttcaaatcatcCGTTGTTACAGTTTGCAGAGAATCTAAATTTTGATATCGACTACTCCATTTATAGCTTTGTCGACGAAACTAGATAGACGGAgaagcagatttttttttaattttacctcaatatattaacaataaattGGCAAAATATCGAATAGAATTTAATTAGAGGCATCATAATTGAATAACATTTCGTTCcacaaaattactttttttttaccataataaaattgagaaaggaaatgggaaatgtgtcaaagagaaaacaacccgaccatagagcagacaacagccaaaggccaccaatgggtcttcaatgcagctagaaacTCCCTCAACTGGAGGCGTCTGCTTGCTTGACTGTGTATAAATTAGAATTTATTACAATTTTACCTTAACGTGTGTACCATAAAGTTAGTCGAAAATATCGAATCAGCTTTTTGTTTAACAAAATAGCTTTTTAACCGTTGCTTGCATGTGGCTATATGTGacaaatattcaaacaaatataaCTCAAACCTTTTATACATTTAGGTGTTGATGCATTGGAAGGCCAACTGACAAACAGTTTCATTATTGACAAACGGGGCAGACGTAGTACTAACAGTGATGATAGAAGTGGTCGACTAGAGGCAAAAACTATTATAGCTGGTGATGTGTCAGCAGGAATCGTGAGGGCTAAGAATATTATGGCAGATGGCATAAGGGCGAATAcaataagaacaaaatatttaaGAGTAACACGAAAACGGAACCGAGAACAACCTCGAGATAAATCACCGAGAAGAGCAgaatttaataaagataaaacTACACCATTAAATGAAAATGGGCTTAATTGGAAAGAAAAAAGTGAAAATTCTACAAAGTCGTCTGCAAATGATCGACCAAAATCGGAACAAGCGATTGACAAACGGAGACCTCGTACAAAGAAAATCCCGATGAGTCAAACATGGCCGTCTGAAAAGGATTTATCGAGAGAAGGAATTCGTTCAGTACAGCCAAAGGAAATTGAACCGTTAGTAAAAGCTGCGGAAACAATACATATGGATATTCTCCCTACACCAACACGACCCCCGGGGATAAACGAACAGTCTGGATTACTAAAAGCAAAAGAGATTAATTCAAGAAATATTCAATCAAGTTTTGTCAAAGCTAAAAATATAAAAGCTGATAAAATCCGTGCATCAAAAGTTCACAGTGATAGTGTTTTTGTGAGGAGAAAAGGTGGTCGCTCTGGGAGGCGGAAGCCAGTCAGGTCTGAATTCAATGTTGGGTCTGATATACctgataaaaacaagaaaaatgataTAGTTAAACCAGCAACTGCTGAGAAAGTTCGTATTAAACCTTCACAAATACACATGAACGGGAACGAGCAGAAAAGACCATctgaattaaatgaaataaatgcaAAGATCTTCCCAACAACCCCACCAGAGTTTAGTCCCCGCAAGAATCAGTTTCACACATTTGTTCCACATTCGACACATGTACGAGATAAGACATTTCCCCGTCTGAAGCAATCATTGCCGGGAAGGAATGACGAAGAAAAGGAAAACGATATCAATTCACATAGAATGAATTCAAAATTAGATTTCCTTCACTTTCTTGGTTTATCCGACGATTACTCTAGGAATTTACAAACTGAGAAACAGACAAACCGGAGACATCCCAGTTCAACTGGGGTTAAAAATAAACTGGATGCCAACAGATTCATAAAAAATCGTTCCTTTATGAATCCATTTTTGAACTgatattgttgttttaaaaagTATTCATTATTTTGTGAGTAATCCGCTTCATATTATGGAAAAAACAGAGGAATAAAAATACATATGCATTAACAAAATTAACGAGAATATTTATTGTCACCGAGTATGTAATAAAGCATAATAAAAATGAACCACTTAGTGCATTTTAATCCAAAGCAAAAGCAAAAAAGGACGATGATATTGAGAAAGTTACTAACAAA is from Mytilus galloprovincialis chromosome 6, xbMytGall1.hap1.1, whole genome shotgun sequence and encodes:
- the LOC143079656 gene encoding uncharacterized protein LOC143079656; its protein translation is MVQSFVYFAVLWMSMSGVDALEGQLTNSFIIDKRGRRSTNSDDRSGRLEAKTIIAGDVSAGIVRAKNIMADGIRANTIRTKYLRVTRKRNREQPRDKSPRRAEFNKDKTTPLNENGLNWKEKSENSTKSSANDRPKSEQAIDKRRPRTKKIPMSQTWPSEKDLSREGIRSVQPKEIEPLVKAAETIHMDILPTPTRPPGINEQSGLLKAKEINSRNIQSSFVKAKNIKADKIRASKVHSDSVFVRRKGGRSGRRKPVRSEFNVGSDIPDKNKKNDIVKPATAEKVRIKPSQIHMNGNEQKRPSELNEINAKIFPTTPPEFSPRKNQFHTFVPHSTHVRDKTFPRLKQSLPGRNDEEKENDINSHRMNSKLDFLHFLGLSDDYSRNLQTEKQTNRRHPSSTGVKNKLDANRFIKNRSFMNPFLN